caatatttcatACGAGTAGCAACAAAAGTTGTGTTATTTAAAAGTGGAGCATTTGTGCTAAAATTGTTACCCCTTTCTCCGCTTTCTCGTCACGATATTAATCAGAGGTATTCGATTAATATTTACACCCCTATGCcgtattaatttattttattttgtacgaGAATTTCTATATCGTCCTTGTTATTACTCGTACATAATATACTCGTTATTTCTAATCAAGGCTACTTTTCTCTGTCATTGTAGACCATATTTctatatgaatattttacaaattatagAGAAGCCTAGGTATTTGAATATAGCCTTGAATGTTAATCGTTACCCGATTAAAGCCTGACGAGACGAATTTGTTAaacgatatattatatatataaatcaatataaatgaaaatcatacataatatatagcgaatatatttgtgtatatatataaatatgtgtagAGATAgggaatataatatatttaagaagaaagaaaataaataaatataaagtggattaaataagtaaataaataactaaataagaaaattatttaaattaatgaGGGCAGTTTAGCAAAGGATTATAGTAATAAAGCTATAATCCAGGCTACAGTATTGTATACATTATCCAGCTgcacaatattatacatatatatatatacacgcgtaCATACAAACTATAAATGTTGCTTTGGTTTGCTTAGTATACTTAGTAATCGTAAATCAGTCTGCATTATTTTATTGGCGTTGTTTACTTGGTTACACTATatggtatatatgtatgtacattgtaaCTATTAAAAAGCGACTTAAAATGATGCATAAAATTATTACCTAAATTTTCAATCCCCACTAGCAGTACTTGGATAATGCGTATCTTTCTCTGAATGGGTCGCCAATTGTatattgattcaattttagATCTGTAATGACTCGACACAATTCACTACATCACGAAATAATTAGTAttgtcaatttaaaaatatttcgttatcGTTTATTACTGTAGAGacggcaaaaaaaatttttttcttctaccttTTAATTCGTTATCAGGTTCCCACAGCGATGGTAAACTGAATGACATGAAGAAAACACGATGTTAAATGGTCATCATCGGTGAATTACGCTCATTTTGTAAGATTTCGTACAATCAATCCAGGATTCAGACCTagtaactttaaaaaaaaaaaaaaaatggaaagacCCGAGAGAATGGAATGATTGAGAAATAACTGGCAGACACTTTATTGCttagtatattttttattcctcagAATTATGACGATAAAGCTGTAAGGTATGACACAAATTGTTTCAGTCTATGTACATGTACAAAACTTTGTATTAGATGAAGAATAGTTGATGCGATGATATTTTTAACCCAAGTAGTCAATTACACTAATACCTATGTTTACAACTATATTTACATGTTTATTGTAAGTGTTTTATTTCTTGGACTTAAAACTGAGGActtggaaagaaaatattcgatGCATTTACTAACTACAAATAATTGACAACGATATCAGGCACGTTGTGTAAAACGTTGTTTATAACTTAATTTgcaaaacttattttcactACTGCTTGTACaaaattcatattatttaCTTAACATTTCCGCTTCGACTAAAAGACGTATTAATACAAAtatcatacatatgtatattctacacctaaatattacaaataattacaatattgaACAAGACAATTTATATCACAGAATTGAACAGAGTATTGTtcacgtattttttatttcgacttTATATTATCAAACTTGATAACTAATTTTTATGTACAAGTTAGAATTAATAGAGCTTTTGTTAAATATGTCGTACGTGAAAGTTGACAATATATTCAGCATTTGTTCGTTGTACGGAAATTGCAAAGGGATCATTAGGGTGAAATATGAACGCAACTAGTCTTCTAGCAACTACTGGCGTCAATCGGCCCAGCATCCCAGCGTAAATTTTGAACCTAAGTAACCCAGAATCTCTGGCGTAAAAGctgaaagttaaaaaaagGTCCAAGTATGTTAACTTTCTTGAAATTGATCTATGCTTGTgtttttatagatatatatatatatatatatatatatatataaattatactgCTTGAACAAACGTACCGTATGGGATGCTCGCCACATGCCTTTGGCCGCTCCATCAGCGAGACCCATTTTTCGTCATAACAGAACAACGTAAAATCAAGGTAAGGAGAGGTGGAGTAAGATTGAGCACTAATTGGCAATTGAGCAAGCAATCTCTTTGTTGCTTCTGTTAGACCACCATACCGCGCGCTGACTATAGTCTGCTTAAACCTGTGCTGTATCAGTCTATGCAGAAAtagaatcaaaaaataatccatGTAGTTCCATTTACGCACTGTTTTCCTCtaagaaattatttacgaTTGATTAATGTTTCTATTTACCTCGAGTAAATATTGTTTGACGGTGAGCATATGTATTGTCGGTCAGTGCTCACCCTtggatttcgaaaaaaatcgctaaaattttcgaactGTGTCAACAGCTGAGTAGATGTATTATCGTAAGCGCCTAAAACTTTGGCAGTAACCATGTCGTAGATAACCAAAAGGGCTGGTTGAGCATTTGGCTCACTTGCCTGTAGTGTTGCAACTTCCTCACTAGCATACCTTACCAGTATATGATTTGTGTCTAGCAATTGCATTTTCCACATGCGCAGAGCCTTCAACTGATTAATAAAGGGCTCTTAGATGCTGTACATTACATATGAACAATAATGTCAACTTAGCTACAGAATTGAAAGTCTTGAATGGATTATTCTGACTGTAAACTCTCAACATAACGTTTTGTGGGTCTCAGCTACCTGATCGAAATACTGATAAAATCGACGTAGTTCATACGGATCCTTTGTCAAGTCACTGATATATTTAGCCCGTTGGAATAAGTGCACAAGCAGTTTATGCTTCAGGCTGTTTATTGTGACATCTCTGAAAGGTCTATAGTTTACAGCAGGCCAAGAAGCAGTGACTAGATATCCATCATCCTCGAAGCAAAATCTAAAATCGAGTGTTattctttgtaaaataatgaagTTTCTTTATTTAGTGTATCTAAGTGTATGCACATCATCCTGTTACCTATGTAGTTCAACATGTTTTTACCTACGGAATGACTAAACACTAATTGAGTTTGCAAATTATATGAGTATGTTTTACTTTGTAACAGTTGACTGATTTTCGGACGATTCTAAGGGTGAGAATAGATTTTTCTGTGAAAATGCATGCCTGCATTACGAATATCAAGCTCAATTTTACCTGCCAATTCTCCTGATGTTAATAAACATTCCATCCAGTACTTGAAATATGTGTATAGTTTGATGCTGAACAGAAAGTACAGCCAAGATGTccttgaataaatataaacctaCATAAGTAGAACATTTATTAATCAAATATGTGCTTGATCTGATTTCAGGTGCTAGATgcaaagtgaaaatttatagcTATGAAGATCACCTTGGTTGTGCGACAGGTAAATTTTATCTACTTTAAATTGCCTAGAATCACATAGTCGTCCTGTGCGAATGTCAACCAAATGAAGACTGTAGTCTTCGAGTGGAGATCTAGGATTTGGTGTTAACGCTTCGTTATTGGAATAGATctttaaaaacaaatcaattaaCTGGTTAGATAAATATCTTTCCAACAGCTGTAGTGATACACGTGAGCAAATGATGTGAAAGCGACCATACAATTCaattgaaagatttttcagaGAAACATTTGTTACCTGATAGAAGTGTGGACGTAGTTCGTCTGGTATGTAAGCAGCAGATCCCACGATCACATAACGCCCATCCTCCGTGAACAGACTGCATTCTCGATTAAGCTGTTCATTGCTTTGAGCAACATTGACGATCCATTTGGCCTAGGAAAAAAAGCCTGagtaagaaaagaaacaagccCAGGCtgtgtataaaattaaactgAACAGGAGCGACAAGCCATGAAAAATAACGTACTGGCTGTGCCATGGAAATTTGGTAATACTCGGGAAATGGCTCTCTGTATAGGCTGATTCGTTTGACATAGGTGTTTGCACATGGTGAATCATGTGCATGATAAGAACCTTGATAATTACAAGCGACTTAGAGTAGAATTACTAAATTTAGGTATTGTATAGACTACTGGGAAAAGCCTGGACCTTGAAAAATTGGTTGAAGATGCTACTCCTGATGCGAAAAGTTCTTTCGTCATTTTTATGCCCAACGTATTCGCCGTTGCAATCGACGAGGAGAGCGGCTGCGGCGGATGCTCCGCGGTACTCGTAAACCTCGACTGACGTTTGGTCAGAGCTGAAAGCGACGAGGTACCTGCCGTCAGGGCTGAATTTTCTCAGAAAACAGGGAGGTTTCTCGACGTTTACTACGGTGAAGTTTGGGAATACGTTTTGGTAGAATTGCCTCGTTACGATAGGGTGGCTACCCGGGTATCTGCAGCCCAGTATCTCCCGTCGACGCAGACGAACCACTATATTCTGGGGACCGATTCTTCGCGGCGATATTGGACATTGTTCAGCCACAAATTCCAGCCGCCCTTCCGCTCCTGCCATTATCTAAGTCGAAGAGTTGGAGGCCTGCGTTGATCTCGGCTCATTCCTAATCACAATCCCTGTTTCGCGGTACAAGACATAACCTCACTTTCGTGACGTAACGGAATTTGAGTTTGACGCGTAAGCCACGTGACGCAATCCATCGAGCGTGAAGGTGGCGTCAGGCGATCGCAGTACAACTGTCTCTTTCGCTCTGCCCCGTAATTTGCTGAAAAAGTGAGTTGAGCCAATCTCAGCGTAGTATGAGCGCGTGTTGCTATTAATCGACCTAATCGActattcaaagtttcaaaccatttatgtaatacatatatgatTCAAACAAGCctctcttttgtttttttttctaaatctcTATCTCCATGCCGGAATAGCCGAATCTTTTCTTTAGGTATTTACTTGAGTAATCTAGATCAGCCAGTCTACCAAGTTATCGATTATTGAATTGAAACGGCTTTCTCAGTGAAACGAAAGGGATTGCAGCATTCCAACATCATTGAAGACTCATAGAACGTTTGGTCAAAACAATAAGAGGCTGAAGTGATTCATTAGAATTGTTGGTATGGAATACGAATTTTGTAGGTAGAAAAAAACGCtgtaaattaaaaacaaatgaaCCAGACGCTCGAATCCATTAAAAATTACTGATCGATTTCTTGGTCTGTATCTAGTTAAACCTTGAGGAAAGTAATACTTATCTTTCATCGCCGTCTCCGTCATCATTGAATACTGATAAAAGTGAATAGAATTGAAATGACATGATAGTTTTACTCTCGAAAATTCGGGGTTCAGCTCTAaaattacatacatttttttgtcaaaaaaataagtGTGTACTCGCGGAACCAAGCGCTATGACTTAAAgatgtacaaaaattatacgaattgttctcacttttattttaaacacttGCATAAAATTTGGAAGTGATTGTATTAATTATACCGGAGTTATTTTACTTATAATTACTGCTGCTATATGCATGAACCTGAGAGTTTCCTATAAGAATCAATGTAAAATCACGAAAagttaaaagtaaaataattccGTTATGGTTCAGACGATACCTTCCAAATTTCACAAAAGGATTTAACATGAAAATCAGAACAATTTGTACAGTGAtcttatttcatattttaaactaacaaaaatttgtcattCCTTTTCAAAGTTACTTGAATAACTATTACCAAAAACTATTCGAATTAATCGAAGGTGTCCCACTCTTagaaaaaacttgttttctACGTTAAAGTAACATGTAACCATCATATAACTACTTGAACGACATCTTGTTAAATAGTTAAACAGTAAACAATACAGACGAGTCTTTTACGAATCATCAATCGTGAAAGTGATTGATCATTGTTCTAACAATAgttgtaattattaatattttttactttcagaGGAAAAAATTAGCGCAACAACGAAGAGTCGAAGAAACTGCCCACAATCTCTGCTCGTTTAAAATCCCTGATGCAAGAATTAGACGTTGACGATGCAAATTCCTTTGGAGTACATTATTTAACTTCTGTGACGGAGTactattgaataaattatcgtcCCTGAGTTACGTGGCTGTTTGCGGTAGAGAAGTATTCATGTTACGCATTTACCGCTGCAGGCAATAAGGAAAGTGCAATTTCAATGGTGAACAAGTGAGATAAACAGCTGCGATGTTACGTCTCACCCACGATTCCGATAAGCCAATCGTACAACGTAAGTTCAATGTAATTTCGCATCTGTTGCACGCACAACGTGATTACAAAGTTTACGACTGTTGGTAGAACACGCACGTCAATAATTGCCTGTACAAGCTCACTATTAAGATCCTCGATTGGATCTCGCGTCAAGTTATATATCCCTGATCACGTAACTTTATGAGTACTATATTTTGAATACTATGTAACATTCGGGAAAAGAACTTGCTTACACCAAGTGttataagtttgaaaaattgaatccatatacatatatatattttacctTCTTAGAATGAACTCACATACATAGGCTTAGTGCGAAACTCATTACGAACAACGAACACGTAAAAAGtttagtaaattttgagtttaatttttcgagagtGTTCCAAAATTGTCTTTTCGATCACTTAAATCAGATCGAATCTCGGTCCCCGAGAACGATCAATTTGAAGGACTTTTCACCATCGAATGCTTGTTGTAGTTCAAGGCTGTAGAGTCGACAGAAAACTGACACAGTTTTCTTCCGTCGGTAGACATTGGCCGAAGGCTTCGAGAAGTAGAGGTTCTTCCTTTATGGCGGTTTCATAGTCCTGGAATGAGACTTTTCCGTCCCGATCAACGTCCAGCTTCCTAAGAGCTAGTTCCGACAGATCCCTGACTCCCTCGTCAGGATCCTCTTCGCTGGGTTGTTTGATCAGGCAATTCCTAAAAACCAAAGAAATTCCCATCGACGTTCATGAGTGAGGAAACGACCATTTTGACCGATCAATATATTCCAAGTCCGACTCACTTGAGCAACTGAAACATCTCGTCTTTGGTGATGTAGCCGTCGTTGTTGAGGTCGTAAATCCGGAAGCAGAACTCTAGCTTCTCTCTTTGAGTACCGCGCAAAAATACGTCGAGACCAAGGATCCAGGCTTCTAGGCGAATTGCACCCTCGCTATCACGATCCCAGCAGCAAAACATTCGCTCGATCAGAGTGTCCTCCGTTAGGATGTCGAAAGTGTTGTGCATCAATTCCCGAAATATAATCCTGTCTATTCCCTGAAACAGAGTTGTTCGTAACCCGCCGATAATTCCTCATCACGGTCAGGGAATCGATGATCTGTTTCTGGTCTCTTCACCTCGATGGTCTGCGCCGTTGAAGGCATTCCGTTTATTATCGTCGTCGGCCCCGCGTGCTGACCTGGACTTGTTATCAGCTTGCAGTAGATCTTGCAGAGCGCCTCAAGTTCCGCCctgaagaagcagaagaagttCGAAAGCTCGCGGGTTTAACTCATAGTCGTAATTCCGAGAGGCTATGCAATCAAAGAAGTCATAAATTCTACAGCTAGAAATAAACTTGTTAATGATATAAACTCGAATATCTAAAATGTTATTTAAAATGCACAAAGACGAACCCATCGAGATAACTTTGATCATTCGGAATGATTGCGAATCACCGGAAATCGTATGATAGCTCTGACGAAATCACGGGACAAGCGATAAAAGTCATGGAAACCGGTTGCAAGTCTTGCGATAAATGCCAAATGGTTTGAATTCATTGACATTCCATAGACTCTTGTCTTTGTTAGGTACGTGACTTCCATTGATTCCCTATGATTTCTGAGAAATTTGTTGTGATTTCCAGTGATTCTATCGGATCCGAAAATCCCTGAGAATCATTGAGAACGCTGTGAAATGATGTTCAGACCGAGAGCAATATTGTAAATCAGTGAAAATCAGAAGATAATTAGGTGCAAGTCAACCAACCAAAATCACTGGAAATCAGCCCCAATGAATCATAATCGTTCGCAATTTGATATCCGATTGAATCGCCCGTCGCCTATTTCTCACCTAGAAAATTTCGTCCGTTTTTTCAGAGTGTCGAAGACCTTCGCCGTGAGCGTGACGCCCTTCGCTCCGCCACCGTCTTCGGgcattttccttcgtcgtCGACGACCTCCGGTGGCCGTTTGACTCGAGGAGGATGCCTGAGCTCGCTTGGACGCCACCGACGCCTTACGACCGTTTGCCAGGAAGATAGAGACGCTTCTCATCACCATCGCGCCTCCCCGTCCCGTCATCGAGGTGCGGGCGCCGGCGCCGACGTCGACGCCGCCACTCCCACCAGGACGTCCCGAAGGGGTTACGCTACCTTTTCCAGACATCCTGTTACACAGAGCCATGCGTTTAGATAAGGGCGAAGAGCAGGACACGCCACTTCCGCTCTCGAGTCGAGGAATGAAAGGATGCTCTTTAGGGTGAGTCAAGAAAACTAACCTATCGAATCTATGGTCTTAAAAGGATCTatttactgagaaaaaaaatctcacatttggaaaaatttttagctcagttttaaaattttaaaaggtcTCGCTGGCCGtttgaaattctttatttaaataattaacgcccgaaacaatttttttttcatcaaaaatgcTGTGACGTTTGAACcgtttgagataaaaaaaatttcaaggcaTATTCATGTAGGGCGTTAAATTCCATAAAAAAAGATCCCCGAGTTGATTTTTTAGACTAAAAAATTCACGTACTTACGGGCCTTGAAAGTCGATGAGAATGGATAGAGATGGAATCGCTTATTACAAATTGGATCGAATTGAAATTGcgttaaaattcaaacatcgaaagattgaaaaaataaaattctaaacaCGTATCCAAGACagtaaaatgtttaattttcattggCAAATATCAAAATGAATATGTTTTAATACGATTCAACCTTTTGTCGTTTACGAGGTTCTAACTTAACACAGAAGCACGCGTTTAAGCATTATGGCGCTGAGAAACGtaatcagctgatcgtttcaGGTGAGTTCTGTAAGAACATCATGCCACATAAGACGTTTGGCGAAATATCCGGTTTTTATTATACTGAATGAAGCTTGCAGAGAGTAAAACAATTTGCTATAAATTGGACTTTTATTATTGAATACTATAGTCAAGTAATTTTGGTTTCTCTCAATTCATAGACGGTGGGCTAATTTTTAAAGACGcagtataattgaataaaattcttgcatgtaaataatttatttgggTCAATTTACCATCGCCAGGATCGGTTAATAATAtctataaattaaaattcgtGCAAGTTATTCCAAGAGCATTATATAACCGCGCGTCGTGATGAATggatcttgtttttttttttttcttcgccatGATGGATGTCTTTATATCCCTTGATTTTATGAGTATAATACGAGGGGATAGGGAGAATCGAATTATCGACAAAACATAACCTCTATGCTGCCTCATGGTCATATAAGtgaggaaaagaaacgaaatgtAGGATAAAATATCGACGTAAAAGGGCCGAATGACAGATGGTTATAATATGTCCTCGCACCGTTGTACCTGCTAGTATGTAAGGCGTCGAGGTTGCAAAAATATTGGCggtaatacattttttaattcttttaactTGTTTGTTCTATCAGGCATAAACTTAAGTGTACACATTTTGTGTTAAAGCAGAAGGAATGATCCtccgagaatttttttttttatctatagAAGAAATGTATACTACCGCAGAAATCcagataaaaaatagaaaatatgtaCAACAGTATGCAATTACCGTAAAATTGAGTCTATGATTAAGTCTGAAACAAGGTACATGACAGGTCATTAATGCTAAAATATTTCGACTCCCGTATTCCTATTCAGCTGCAGCACGTCAGCAGCGCCattttgtggtaaaaaatgcaCCATAACCTAATCGAGAAGATTCGTATTTTACTATAAAAGTAGATTGTGTTCTCACTTTTTGTTCAGTACTAACTTGATGTTACAAAATCATGGGCGATCAGctagcaaaaatttttgcacgCCGTGATACTCGTTTATAACAACCAAAGCAATCAGCTGATGTCTTGCGTGTCGGCCATATTgcttaaaaatgttttacacgTGCTGGATCTACATCTTATACGTATGCGAGAATAATTCCGGAATGTCGTTAAAAGTTAGTATGTAGAATGGATTTAGGATTTATAGCTATGGAAATGAAGCAATCGAgcggataaaatttttactagcTTTTTTATTTCCAGCTATTTCTTATTGCCTGTGTGCTTTAATTAAGTCGTTCTATACGTTATGTTCGACGTAGAAAACGATAGCCTAGATCAGCACGGAATGTTACGGAGGgaagatgaaatataatattatacctgcCAAGAAAAGCTCacgaaaattgatttcaagcAATTTTTTGTTGGCTGGAGCCGATTTCCAGGCTTTACCTTCTCATAGGATATCAGATTCGCCACGTTGTTACTTTTGCCTGGTTAACTTCGGCTCATGCAGCTGTTTGTAATTCGGATTGGCCCTGATATTTGCTTAAGCTTGCGAAGAGTGTTTTTTCCCATTTATTAACGGCTGATAAAAAATCCATGAATACTCAAACCGCAATTGCAATGAAATCTGGTTATATACAAGAATAATCTAGGTGAAAAAAACTGTCTTCAACATATCTTATTTCAGAAGCTGGGGAAATGATACCAATAACTATTTTTAAGACTAgaaatttaacttttttcgACATTTATCAAAGAGAATTAGCGCTCGGTTCAAATCGGAGTTAGCGTTCCCTGATTTTATCTCCGCCTTATCACATACAGATATATTCGCTGATGTGAAACAACCTTCGTTTCGTCGTACATTCCACTCATGCATGCCCGAGTGCACTTTGCGTGCAACAGGAAATGAAGGGAAACTTTTACTTTCGCATAAGATTTCATGCACGAGCTTGATAAGCTTCGGGCTCTGGTACGGCAACAAATAAGGCAAATCACGAGCCTGATcgtatgaataaattgaattgaacATTTATAAAAAGAGGTagcggaagaagaagaggcTATATGTACAGTGACTTGCCTGAGTTCCCGAAACTTTCAACTCGGATCGAGATCTTTATTCCCCATttgatcaatcaatcaatcagtGCATCTATATATCTTACCTTTAATTTCTTACCTTCTTCAAGTTCTTGAAACCTTTCTCCGCACCTGTGatcgaagtttttttttttacttatataTACCAATGCATAGTCTGTTATACCTTGGCcctggaaagaaaaaacacgtaAACCTGACATTGTGTATTGAAACAAGAATAGCTATCACATCGGCATGCGATATTCTACAGAATGAATCATTCCGGTAGTTTCAATCTACGTATAAAGCTTATTTCGGTCAAGATTATCAGAGTATGCTAGTCATCGGGATCGCGTggttttgttattttaatttaatgtTTCTTTTCCCTTGCCTATCGGTATTCCGATAATtctttgtatattaatttaaaaGGTATATTCTGCCAGAAAGACCTTGtatgtaaatttaattttctcactttccCAAGTCTTAGGAACAAAtgacatacatatatatttgggTTGTATAGAGTTACTTATAAAAGTTAACGAGAAACACGTAAGTCATATACTACCATTAAGGCAGAGTAGATTTCATTCTGACATTGATTGATGTTCGAATCAACAATCTCAGAGCAAACGAGCATCACAGCACGAATGGGATTGATGCGGTTTCGgaatctcaaatttttcaaaaacccgtattataatttaataagcACCTGAGAATATACAGAGGTGAAATTAACgaggggtgaaaaaatcaacttCAATTCTAATTACTTCGGCATACGAGTGTTCGCAATATGGCTTCGATCGGTCTCGTTGCAAGGGAACATCCGAAGACGAGGGACTTGAGACATTGTGCAATGATATGATCAGCTCTGGAATTGATTCGTGATTGACGAAACGATGATCGTAGCACCTGGCGGTTCTACATGTCCGTACAAGGTGTGAAATTAATCGAATTTACGGTTCGAAATACTCACCAATTTCCTAGGTTATACTTCAGTTTTATCAACAGCCGGTTGCCAGGTGGGACAATTTTCATGCGAACCACCGGGTATCGATCAAACAGAATAGAATTACCAAGGATCCAAATCTTTGTTTGTACAACATACGCAAAAGAAATTCCCCATTGCCGATAtcgtttatt
This is a stretch of genomic DNA from Neodiprion fabricii isolate iyNeoFabr1 chromosome 2, iyNeoFabr1.1, whole genome shotgun sequence. It encodes these proteins:
- the LOC124176022 gene encoding DET1 homolog codes for the protein MAGAEGRLEFVAEQCPISPRRIGPQNIVVRLRRREILGCRYPGSHPIVTRQFYQNVFPNFTVVNVEKPPCFLRKFSPDGRYLVAFSSDQTSVEVYEYRGASAAAALLVDCNGEYVGHKNDERTFRIRSSIFNQFFKAKWIVNVAQSNEQLNRECSLFTEDGRYVIVGSAAYIPDELRPHFYQIYSNNEALTPNPRSPLEDYSLHLVDIRTGRLCDSRQFKVDKIYLSHNQGLYLFKDILAVLSVQHQTIHIFQVLDGMFINIRRIGRFCFEDDGYLVTASWPAVNYRPFRDVTINSLKHKLLVHLFQRAKYISDLTKDPYELRRFYQYFDQLKALRMWKMQLLDTNHILVRYASEEVATLQASEPNAQPALLVIYDMVTAKVLGAYDNTSTQLLTQFENFSDFFRNPRVSTDRQYICSPSNNIYSRLIQHRFKQTIVSARYGGLTEATKRLLAQLPISAQSYSTSPYLDFTLFCYDEKWVSLMERPKACGEHPIRFYARDSGLLRFKIYAGMLGRLTPVVARRLVAFIFHPNDPFAISVQRTNAEYIVNFHVRHI
- the LOC124176028 gene encoding EF-hand calcium-binding domain-containing protein 1; amino-acid sequence: MPEDGGGAKGVTLTAKVFDTLKKRTKFSRAELEALCKIYCKLITSPGQHAGPTTIINGMPSTAQTIEGIDRIIFRELMHNTFDILTEDTLIERMFCCWDRDSEGAIRLEAWILGLDVFLRGTQREKLEFCFRIYDLNNDGYITKDEMFQLLKNCLIKQPSEEDPDEGVRDLSELALRKLDVDRDGKVSFQDYETAIKEEPLLLEAFGQCLPTEENCVSFLSTLQP